In Geotalea uraniireducens, the genomic window GCTTCCGGATAGATGCGATGCTCCTCAACCTGGATCCGTTTTGACAGGGACTCCTCGGAATCCTCGGCAAATACCGGCACCGGCGCCTGGATAATGATTGGCCCGGTATCGGTTCCCTCATCAACGAAATGTACCGTACAGCCGGAAACTTTAACGCCGTAGTCGAGCGCCTGCCGCTGGGCGTAAAGGCCCGGGAAAGCAGGCAGCAGCGCGGGGTGGATATTCATGACGGCAGCGGAGAAGGCGGCCAGGAGAACGGGGGTGATAATCCGCATGAAACCGGCCAGGACCACGAGTTCGACGCCATAATCGCGGAGGATGCCGACCAGCGCCTCGTCATAGGCTTCGCGGCCGGCATAGGACTTATGATCGAGGACAACAGCGGGGATGCCGTGGCGCCGGGCGCGTTCCAGGGCAAAAGCATCCGCCTTGTTGCTGATGACACAGACGACCGCTCCCCGCAGATAGCCATCTTCGATCCGATCGATGATGGCCTGCAGATTCGAGCCATTGCCTGATACGAGTACGCCGATTTTCAGTAAGTCAGCCATGGCGATTCCAGTTTCGGTGCATTTCGCGACGTCAGACCAGCTCAACGGATTCGGAACCGACCTCACACTTGGCAATTTCGCCGATGATGAATGCCTCTTCGTGAAGGCCGGACAGCCTGATCAGGATTTCATCCGCCTCTTTTTCCGGAACGGCCAGGACCATGCCAATGCCGCAATTGAATGTCCGGTACATTTCGGTATCAGCGATGGCGCCCGCCTCCTGAAGGGTGCGGAAAACCGGGGGCACCGTCCAGCTGTCGCGCCTGATAACCGCCTTGCACCCTTTGGGCAGGATACGCGGGACGTTTTCCAACAGCCCGCCGCCGGTAATATGGGCAATGCCGTTGACCCGGAAATCCCGCAGCAGATTCAGGACGGTTCGCACATAAATCTTGGTGGGGACAAGCAGTTCCTCCGCCACGGTCCGGCCGGTGCCGGGGAGTTGGTCATCAATGCCCAGGCCCATCGCATCGAAAATGATCTTCCGCGCCAGCGAATAGCCGTTGCTGTGCAGCCCGCTGGAGGCGATACCGATCAGCGTGTTGCCGACCGTGATCGACGAACCGTCGATAATGGCATCCCGCTCGACGACGCCGACCGTGAAGCCGGCCAGATCGTATTTCCCCGGCTCGTAAAAACCCGGCATTTCGGCGGTTTCGCCGCCGATCAGGGCACAACCGGCCTGGATGCACCCTTCGGAGATCCCTTTGACGATGGCCGCCCCTTGCTCCGGCTCAAGTTTGCCGGTCGCAAAATAGTCGAGGAAGAACAGCGGCTCCGCCCCCTGAACGACGATATCGTTGACGCACATGGCGACCAGGTCGATCCCGATGGTATCGTGGCGATTCGCCAGCATCGCAACCTTCAGCTTGGTGCCCACACCATCGGTCCCGGAGACGAGGACCGGATTCTTGTATTTGTTGGTATTCAGGGAAAAAAGCCCGCCGAAGCCCCCGATATCGGAAATGACCTCGGGACGCGAAGTCGCCTTGACAAACGGCTTGATCATCCGGACAAACGTATTGCCGGCATCGATATCGACACCGGCATCTTTATAGGTAATTCCTTTTTCGCTCAAAGCCAGTCCTCCCGTGAATGAGGGAAAAAATTTAAACTATACGCCGGTAAAAGTCAAACCGAATCTGGGCGGCGCAATGGCCGAAAAAACAGTTTACAACGGGAATTCCATTGCATATCATGCGGCAGGAAATGGGTGCATATACTCGCGTCAGTATCTCCCCGATGAGCTACCAGGATCTCGACGAGGTCATTGCCATCGAAGCGGAGTCGTTCTCCCGTCCCTGGAACAGGGATCATTTCGCCGCCGAACTGCAATCCCCCCATTCGTTCCCTCTCGCTGCCCGTAACGCCGATGGCCGGATCGCCGGTTACATCTGTCCGATGCTGGTACATGACGAAGGGGAAATCCTCGATGTTGCCGTCGCCCCCGGCTATCGTGGTCAGGGGATTGGCCGGCAGTTGCTGCAGCGGGCGCTGGGCGACCTGCGACAGCGGGGTGCGGCGGTGGTAATGCTCGAAGTACGGATTTCCAATATGCCGGCCATCGAGTTGTATCGGCGAGCAGGTTTCAGTGAATCGGGCAGCCGCAAACGCTACTATGAAAATGGCGAAGATGCGCTCCTTATGACCTACCACTTCGAA contains:
- the purM gene encoding phosphoribosylformylglycinamidine cyclo-ligase; the encoded protein is MSEKGITYKDAGVDIDAGNTFVRMIKPFVKATSRPEVISDIGGFGGLFSLNTNKYKNPVLVSGTDGVGTKLKVAMLANRHDTIGIDLVAMCVNDIVVQGAEPLFFLDYFATGKLEPEQGAAIVKGISEGCIQAGCALIGGETAEMPGFYEPGKYDLAGFTVGVVERDAIIDGSSITVGNTLIGIASSGLHSNGYSLARKIIFDAMGLGIDDQLPGTGRTVAEELLVPTKIYVRTVLNLLRDFRVNGIAHITGGGLLENVPRILPKGCKAVIRRDSWTVPPVFRTLQEAGAIADTEMYRTFNCGIGMVLAVPEKEADEILIRLSGLHEEAFIIGEIAKCEVGSESVELV
- the rimI gene encoding ribosomal protein S18-alanine N-acetyltransferase, translated to MSYQDLDEVIAIEAESFSRPWNRDHFAAELQSPHSFPLAARNADGRIAGYICPMLVHDEGEILDVAVAPGYRGQGIGRQLLQRALGDLRQRGAAVVMLEVRISNMPAIELYRRAGFSESGSRKRYYENGEDALLMTYHFE
- the purN gene encoding phosphoribosylglycinamide formyltransferase, yielding MADLLKIGVLVSGNGSNLQAIIDRIEDGYLRGAVVCVISNKADAFALERARRHGIPAVVLDHKSYAGREAYDEALVGILRDYGVELVVLAGFMRIITPVLLAAFSAAVMNIHPALLPAFPGLYAQRQALDYGVKVSGCTVHFVDEGTDTGPIIIQAPVPVFAEDSEESLSKRIQVEEHRIYPEAVKLFAERRLNISGRRVEILPAPDSSR